One stretch of Cheilinus undulatus linkage group 5, ASM1832078v1, whole genome shotgun sequence DNA includes these proteins:
- the elovl7a gene encoding elongation of very long chain fatty acids protein 7a yields MEFFNIKSSAALIYDEFIQNADSRTGNWLLMSSPLPQTIIILGYIYFVTSLGPRIMENRKAFDLKGILIVYNFGVVALSLYMCYEFVMSGWGTGYNFHCDLVDYSNSPQAMRMAATCWLYYFSKFIEMLDTVFFVLRKKNSQVTFLHVYHHSIMPFTWWFGVRFAPGGLGTFHALLNCVVHVIMYSYYGLTAMGPKYQKYLWWKKYLTTIQLIQFVMVTSHISQYFFLKDCPYQFPVFIYIIGLYGLIFLFLFLNFWYHAYTKGKRLPKVLQAQTWAHHTNGVMNGDVNHDKDE; encoded by the exons ATGGaattttttaatataaagtCGTCGGCTGCCCTCATTTATGACGAGTTCATCCAAAATGCAG ACTCGCGGACGGGGAACTGGCTCCTCATGTCGTCCCCTCTCCCCCAGACCATCATCATTCTGGGGTACATTTACTTCGTTACATCTCTGGGGCCTCGGATTATGGAGAACCGCAAAGCCTTCGACCTTAAAGGGATCCTCATCGTGTACAACTTTGGCGTGGTGGCTCTCTCGCTCTACATGTGCTATGAG TTTGTGATGTCGGGATGGGGAACAGGATACAATTTTCACTGCGACCTGGTCGACTACTCCAATTCACCACAAGCCATGAGA ATGGCAGCAACGTGCTGGCTGTATTACTTCTCCAAGTTCATTGAGATGTTGGACACA GTCTTCTTTGTCCTGAGGAAGAAAAACAGTCAGGTGACATTCCTTCATGTCTACCATCACTCGATTATGCCCTTCACCTGGTGGTTTGGAGTCCGGTTTGCACCAG GAGGTCTGGGAACATTCCACGCCCTGCTGAACTGCGTCGTCCACGTCATCATGTACTCATACTATGGCCTGACCGCTATGGGCCCCAAATACCAGAAGTACCTGTGGTGGAAAAAGTACCTCACTACCATCCAGCTG ATCCAGTTCGTCATGGTGACCAGCCACATCTCCCAGTATTTCTTCCTGAAGGACTGTCCCTACCAGTTCCCCGTCTTCATCTACATCATCGGCCTGTACGGCCTGATCTTCCTGTTCCTCTTCCTCAACTTCTGGTACCACGCCTACACCAAGGGCAAGAGGCTGCCTAAAGTGCTGCAGGCTCAGACGTGGGCACACCACACCAACGGCGTCATGAATGGAGACGTCAATCATGACAAAGATGAGTGA